A section of the Oryza sativa Japonica Group chromosome 1, ASM3414082v1 genome encodes:
- the LOC136355345 gene encoding uncharacterized protein, whose translation MVISSLRLKRQDYVDPIYQQNDDHKNIRWSLNIFYGLALSQCIVYFLVSILANPLKRMLRVGLTYKLGFWGVLSLARYVEECLLKCVSGDLRGAVSMDLVSFSNELLSSDSIENQLIGFRIVDHLLRSKMYKQRVLKKIRVSIGTIQMAVHMLSLKIDMDTDTRGHAARVLLELAPDLQILEKLVDDQDNCTQVKDAKDLIPNIIELTREGRLDYHRIGVGKLLQNLRAYQGAEYTELFKIIDKALPKVLETIDLAESKIESDSSDDHSSHAQELIDSAEGKGKLLESFIGLTVQICTNGDEMVFTDALRSANITVDEFVLKLKMILTVYKSPTADFPGVRRVVIQQMNWMMEKNPAYIVVFKKHEMDIILKETAETATKIENFLLFHSGVGAFEHEESISSIVSKSLGLITGSFA comes from the exons ATGGTTATCAGTTCGTTGCGCCTGAAAAGGCAAGATTATGTCGATCCAATCTATCAACAAAACGATGACCATAAGAACATCAGATGGTCCCTGAACATCTTCTATGGATTGGCGCTCTCCCAGTGCATTGTCTATTTCCTGGTTTCGATCTTGGCAAACCCGTTGAAACGGATGCTACGAGTTGGCCTCACATATAAGCTGGGATTTTGGGGTGTGCTATCTCTTGCTCGCTATGTTGAGGAATGTCTTCTGAAATGCGTCAGTGGTGATCTTCGTGGTGCGGTCAGCATGGATTTGGTTAGCTTTTCAAACGAGCTGCTAAGTTCCGACTCAATAGAGAACCAGCTTATAGGATTTCGTATTGTCGACCACCTTCTCAGAAGCAAAATGTACAAACAGAGGGTGCTGAAGAAGATTCGAGTTTCCATTGGCACAATTCAGATGGCAGTCCACATGCTGAGCTTGAAGATAGACATGGATACAGACACAAGAGGGCATGCTGCACGCGTATTGCTGGAGCTCGCGCCTGACCTCCAG ATTCTTGAGAAGCTTGTGGATGATCAGGACAACTGCACACAAGTGAAAGATGCCAAGGATCTGATTCCAAATATTATTGAACTCACCAGAGAAGGCAGATTGGACT ATCATAGGATAGGAGTAGGGAAACTCCTGCAGAATCTTAGGGCCTACCAAGGAGCAGAATACACTGAGTTGTTCAAGATAATTGATAAAGCACTGCCAAAG GTACTAGAGACGATCGACCTAGCAGAGTCAAAAATTGAGTCAGATTCTTCTGATGATCATTCTTCACAT GCGCAAGAGCTAATAGATTCTGCAGAGGGCAAAGGCAAACTACTGGAGTCCTTTATTGGGCTCACCGTGCAAATTTGCACCAACGGGGATGAAATGGTTTTCACCGATGCACTCAGGAGTGCCAATATTACAGTTGACGAGTTCGTGCTGAAGCTTAAGATGATATTAACTGTGTACAAGTCTCCAACTGCTGATTTTCCAGGGGTAAGAAGGGTTGTAATTCAGCAAATGAATTGGATGATGGAAAAGAACCCGGCGTATATTGTGGTGTTTAAGAAGCACGAAATGGACATCATACTTAAAGAAACAGCAGAGACGGCAACaaagattgaaaattttttgtTGTTCCATTCGGGTGTTGGTGCTTTTGAGCATGAAGAGTCCATTTCTAGTATTGTGAGCAAGTCACTGGGACTGATTACAGGTAGTTTTGCTTAA
- the LOC107275420 gene encoding probable LRR receptor-like serine/threonine-protein kinase At3g47570, translating into MAIPILRRIIPLLMLLLTLWPVPSSSLPDEYSDREALLQFRAALSVSDQLGSLSSWNGSTGSDFCRWGGVTCSRRHPGRVTSLNLSSLGLAGSISPVIGNLTFLQSLDLFNNTLSGDVYFTSQLHRLHYLELAYNDFSGDLPVGLCNCSNLVFLSVEANELHGAIPSCLGSLLQLKVLYLGENNLTGTVPPSLGNLTMLLQIALYQNQLEGTIPEGLSGLRYLQYIQASRNSLSGTLPPLFFNISSLQYLGFSSNKLHGRLPPDAGTRLPNLQVLRLGGIGNNFSGTIPASLSNATEIQVLGLARNSFEGRIPPEIGKLCPVSVQMGSNKLQANDAGDWEFLRYFTNCTRLQVIDLSDNTLGGILPSFIANLSRSIQWLSMAKNQISGIIPPGIGSLKGIEDLEFQGNNLFGDIPGDIGRLRNLKVLWLNMNNMSGGIPFSIGNLTQLLTLDLSNNQLNGSIPKSLGSMERLTNLDLSSNRLVESIPDVIFSLPSLTDSLLLSDNYLSGALPPKVGNLRRATTLSLSRNNLSGKIPTTLGDCASLVYLALDSNHFTGSIPPSLGNLRGLSILNLTRNALSGSIPQQLSNIHGLQQLYLAHNNLSGTIPQFLEKSSALIELDLSYNHLSGEVPSHGLFANMSGFSVLGNYALCGGIAELNLPPCEVKPHKLQKQMLLRILLLVSGIVICSSLLCVALFLFKGRKQTDRKNATSDLMLNEKYPRVSYHELFEATDGFAPANLIGAGKYGSVYRGNLSLPSAVNVVVAVKVFTLQHASSSRSFMAECEALRNVKHRNLIKIITCCSSMDSRGNDFRALVFEFMPKYSLDRWLHPRIHEQTHKLSIAQLLNIAVDVADAIDHLHNNSCPTVIHCDLKPSNILLSADWTAYVADFGLAKLVGESIEKSGLSAGDSSTVGIRGTIGYVAPEYGAGGQASVVGDAYSFGITLLEMFTGKAPTDNMFREGLTLHLHAEMTLPEKISEIIDPALLHVEQYDTDAEILTCLSSVIEVGVSCSKENPSERMDMKHAAAKLNRIREVMESSL; encoded by the exons ATGGCGATTCCAATTCTTCGTCGTATCATCCCACTGCTGATGCTCCTCCTCACACTCTGGCCGGTGCCTTCTTCCTCACTTCCTGACGAGTACAGTGACAGAGAAGCACTACTGCAATTCAGGGCGGCGCTGTCAGTGTCAGACCAGTTGGGCTCACTGAGCTCATGGAATGGCAGTACCGGCTCCGACTTCTGCCGGTGGGGTGGCGTGACATGCAGCCGCCGGCATCCGGGCAGGGTAACCTCTTTAAATCTGAGTTCATTAGGTCTCGCAGGAAGCATCTCTCCTGTCATTGGCAACCTCACTTTTCTTCAGAGCCTCGATCTCTTCAACAACACACTCTCTGGAGATGTGTACTTCACCAGTCAGCTACATCGCCTGCACTATCTTGAGTTAGCATACAACGACTTCAGTGGTGACCTTCCTGTTGGGCTCTGCAACTGTTCCAACCTTGTGTTCCTCAGTGTGGAGGCCAATGAGCTCCATGGGGCGATTCCGAGCTGTCTGGGATCGTTGTTGCAGCTGAAAGTTCTTTACCTTGGTGAGAATAATCTCACAGGAACTGTCCCTCCATCGCTCGGCAACCTTACCATGCTTCTACAAATAGCACTCTATCAGAATCAGCTGGAAGGAACCATACCAGAGGGCCTTTCCGGCTTGAGATATCTGCAATATATCCAAGCCTCGAGGAACAGCCTCTCTGGCACACTACCACCTCTGTTCTTCAACATATCGTCTCTTCAATACCTTGGTTTCAGTTCAAACAAGCTGCACGGCAGATTGCCACCCGATGCAGGAACACGCCTACCAAACCTTCAAGTGCTCCGTTTGGGCGGCATTGGCAACAACTTCTCTGGAACAATCCCTGCCTCCCTCTCTAATGCCACTGAAATCCAAGTACTGGGTCTTGCTAGGAATAGCTTTGAAGGGAGGATACCTCCTGAGATAGGAAAACTGTGCCCAGTAAGTGTTCAAATGGGGAGTAACAAGCTGCAAGCTAATGATGCTGGGGATTGGGAGTTCCTGAGATATTTCACAAACTGCACCCGACTTCAGGTGATAGATCTTAGTGACAACACCCTTGGGGGAATACTTCCAAGTTTTATTGCTAATTTATCAAGGTCAATCCAGTGGCTAAGCATGGCAAAAAACCAAATCTCTGGGATAATTCCTCCAGGTATTGGGAGCCTTAAAGGAATTGAGGACTTAGAATTCCAAGGTAATAATCTGTTTGGTGATATTCCTGGTGATATTGGCAGACTTCGGAATCTGAAGGTATTGTGGCTGAACATGAATAACATGTCAGGAGGCATTCCATTTTCCATTGGCAATCTCACACAACTTCTGACTCTTGACTTGTCAAACAATCAGCTAAATGGCTCCATTCCTAAAAGCCTTGGAAGCATGGAGAGGTTAACAAACCTGGATTTATCCTCTAACAGGCTAGTTGAGTCTATCCCTGATGTAATCTTCAGCCTCCCTTCACTGACTGATTCACTGTTGCTTTCTGATAATTATCTCTCTGGTGCTCTTCCTCCAAAAGTTGGCAACCTGAGGCGCGCGACAACGCTGTCTCTGTCAAGAAACAACTTATCAGGTAAAATACCAACAACACTTGGCGACTGTGCAAGTTTAGTATACTTAGCTCTAGACAGCAACCACTTCACAGGGAGCATCCCTCCATCACTTGGTAATTTGAGAGGCTTGAGCATCTTGAATTTGACGAGAAACGCACTGTCCGGTAGCATCCCACAACAGCTGAGCAACATTCATGGTTTGCAGCAGCTATACCTGGCTCATAACAACCTATCAGGAACCATTCCACAATTTCTTGAGAAATCAAGTGCCCTGATAGAGCTAGACCTCTCCTATAATCATCTCAGTGGTGAGGTGCCATCACATGGTTTGTTTGCCAACATGAGTGGGTTCTCAGTACTAGGAAATTATGCGCTTTGTGGGGGCATTGCAGAACTGAATTTGCCTCCATGCGAGGTCAAGCCACATAAGTTGCAAAAACAGATGCTGCTTAGGATTCTGCTTCTTGTCTCTGGAATTGTTATATGCTCATCTCTTCTGTGCGTCGCACTCTTTCTGTTCAAAGGGAGAAAACAAACGGACAGGAAGAATGCTACAAGTGACCTTATGTTGAATGAAAAGTATCCTAGAGTTTCATACCACGAACTATTTGAAGCTACAGATGGTTTTGCACCTGCAAATCTAATAGGAGCTGGAAAATATGGATCAGTGTACAGAGGAAATCTGTCTCTTCCATCTGCTGTGAATGTTGTTGTGGCTGTCAAAGTGTTCACTCTTCAGCATGCTAGTTCTTCCCGAAGTTTCATGGCAGAATGTGAGGCTCTGAGGAATGTGAAACATCGGAACTTGATCAAGATTATCACCTGCTGCTCTAGTATGGATTCCAGAGGCAATGACTTCCGAGCTCTAGTGTTCGAGTTCATGCCCAAGTACAGCCTGGACAGGTGGCTGCACCCAAGAATCCATGAGCAGACACACAAGTTGAGCATTGCCCAACTGTTAAACATCGCTGTTGATGTTGCCGATGCAATAGACCATCTTCACAACAACAGTTGCCCGACAGTGATTCATTGTGATTTGAAGCCTAGCAACATCCTCCTtagtgctgactggactgctTATGTTGCTGACTTTGGACTTGCAAAGCTGGTTGGCGAATCCATAGAAAAATCTGGTTTGAGTGCTGGGGACAGCAGCACTGTTGGGATAAGAGGAACCATAGGATATGTTGCTCCAG AATATGGAGCAGGTGGGCAAGCATCTGTTGTTGGTGATGCCTACAGCTTTGGGATTACTCTGCTTGAGATGTTCACAGGGAAGGCCCCAACTGATAATATGTTCAGAGAAGGCTTGACCCTGCACTTACATGCTGAGATGACCTTGCCTGAAAAAATATCAGAAATCATTGACCCAGCACTGTTGCACGTGGAACAGTATGACACCGATGCAGAGATACTAACTTGCTTATCTTCTGTAATAGAAGTCGGTGTCTCATGTTCAAAGGAAAACCCATCAGAAAGAATGGACATGAAACATGCTGCTGCTAAGCTGAACAGGATCAGAGAGGTAATGGAATCCTCTTTGTAG